A section of the Paenibacillus odorifer genome encodes:
- a CDS encoding DUF4179 domain-containing protein produces the protein MKKRTAQELELLLKDMDILPANELPSMIRQRQEDTYTMLDHVKIKRSTHKFRNVKRTALGFGAALVLGVIVLGSGFTSPALARSLERIPLVNSIFELAGDMGLQAASRQGLTTAVDTSDQVQDVIIRANEVIYDGTRLSVALKLEGEDEEGIFSGDIQDLQVFIDGQPLNAAGEEEEDSFKHNIGLILSPGVDEQSLILQFSEKSYDEGGITLPEQFQMTVKGRLSGIDDDFQIEIPVKKDTSHNIVQQPGISQTYNDVTTTVEKITQTPATTQIRMSAVALEGIPYTYLTDTNNLALNYEVYDDKGNLLQYVNGSNGWSDSKKIDDTIHYSLKEDVNIVPLPKDVKALTIKTFFYKYTGEGSGKRNLLDNNGYPAVEYIPQLEMTIPIY, from the coding sequence ATGAAGAAGAGAACAGCGCAAGAGCTTGAATTGCTTTTGAAAGATATGGACATCCTCCCGGCAAATGAGCTTCCCTCTATGATTCGCCAACGTCAAGAGGATACGTATACAATGCTGGATCATGTGAAGATAAAGAGATCCACGCACAAATTTCGTAATGTTAAGAGGACAGCGCTTGGCTTCGGGGCAGCTCTTGTTTTGGGGGTTATCGTGCTTGGAAGCGGCTTTACTTCTCCCGCATTGGCTAGGTCGCTGGAACGTATTCCGTTAGTCAATAGTATTTTTGAGCTCGCAGGTGATATGGGACTTCAAGCGGCGAGTCGCCAAGGCTTAACGACTGCAGTTGATACCAGTGATCAGGTTCAAGATGTTATTATCCGTGCTAATGAAGTTATATATGACGGCACACGGCTTTCTGTAGCATTGAAACTTGAAGGTGAAGATGAAGAGGGAATATTCAGTGGAGACATTCAGGATTTGCAGGTATTTATTGATGGACAGCCTTTAAACGCTGCTGGGGAGGAAGAAGAGGATTCTTTTAAACACAATATTGGCCTTATCCTTTCTCCGGGAGTAGATGAACAATCGTTGATTTTGCAATTTTCAGAGAAATCCTATGATGAGGGAGGCATTACTTTACCAGAGCAGTTCCAAATGACAGTAAAAGGTCGTCTGTCCGGAATCGATGATGATTTTCAAATTGAAATTCCTGTAAAAAAGGATACGAGTCATAATATTGTTCAGCAACCCGGAATCAGTCAAACTTACAATGATGTAACGACCACAGTGGAGAAGATTACACAGACTCCGGCAACTACACAAATACGGATGAGTGCTGTAGCCCTCGAGGGTATTCCTTATACTTATCTGACAGATACCAATAACCTGGCATTAAATTATGAAGTCTATGATGATAAAGGTAACCTGTTGCAATATGTAAACGGCAGCAATGGTTGGTCGGATTCGAAAAAGATAGATGACACAATCCATTATAGTCTTAAAGAGGATGTTAATATTGTACCGCTGCCCAAGGATGTAAAAGCACTGACAATCAAAACCTTTTTCTACAAATATACTGGAGAGGGTAGTGGAAAACGAAATTTGCTAGACAATAATGGATACCCGGCAGTCGAATATATTCCGCAGCTGGAAATGACAATCCCTATATATTGA
- the perR gene encoding peroxide-responsive transcriptional repressor PerR: MGSGVQHALEQLKTTGVRITPQRHAILTYLMEAMNHPTADDIYRALEPKFPSMSVATVYNNLKMFMEAGMVRELTYGDSSSRFDANVSDHYHVICQLCGKIEDFSYPSLHDVEIHAEQETGFKITGLRMELHGVCKCCREKQQ, encoded by the coding sequence ATGGGGAGTGGAGTACAACATGCACTGGAACAATTAAAGACAACAGGTGTCCGTATAACGCCCCAGCGTCATGCGATTCTTACGTATTTGATGGAAGCAATGAATCATCCTACAGCTGACGATATATACCGGGCGCTAGAGCCGAAATTTCCGAGCATGAGCGTTGCAACTGTATATAATAATCTCAAGATGTTTATGGAAGCCGGCATGGTTCGCGAGTTGACCTACGGGGATAGTTCCAGTCGTTTTGATGCCAATGTATCTGATCATTATCATGTCATCTGTCAGCTATGCGGTAAGATTGAAGATTTTAGTTATCCATCGCTTCATGATGTAGAGATACATGCGGAGCAGGAAACGGGCTTCAAAATTACGGGTTTGCGTATGGAATTGCATGGAGTTTGCAAATGTTGCAGAGAGAAGCAACAATAA
- a CDS encoding GNAT family N-acetyltransferase, which produces MNTINKLNLQDESTVNELWSLQHKAYRLEAELIGFREIPPLMETREMLSSSKEDFYGCFDKDEELMGAVAVEEESPGKLTITRMMVGPDFFRRGIASHLLEYVFEHFARMEQFIVSTGKKNTPAVSLYSKHGFMPTGVEEVAPGVELIEFHRSGSL; this is translated from the coding sequence ATGAATACAATTAACAAGCTAAATCTGCAGGATGAAAGCACCGTTAATGAATTATGGAGTCTTCAGCATAAGGCCTATAGACTGGAAGCTGAACTAATCGGCTTTCGTGAAATTCCACCTTTGATGGAGACGAGAGAAATGCTCAGCAGCTCTAAAGAGGATTTTTATGGCTGCTTCGATAAAGATGAGGAACTAATGGGTGCTGTTGCTGTAGAGGAAGAATCTCCTGGCAAATTGACGATTACACGAATGATGGTGGGGCCGGACTTTTTTCGCAGAGGTATTGCTAGCCATCTTTTGGAATATGTATTTGAGCATTTTGCAAGGATGGAGCAATTCATTGTGTCGACAGGCAAAAAGAATACACCCGCCGTTTCGTTGTACAGTAAACATGGCTTTATGCCCACCGGTGTGGAGGAAGTCGCTCCAGGAGTTGAATTGATTGAATTTCATCGGAGTGGTTCTCTTTGA
- the gatA gene encoding Asp-tRNA(Asn)/Glu-tRNA(Gln) amidotransferase subunit GatA, producing the protein MSLFQNRLPEVHRMLTAKEVSVSELTEESLAIIAERDKNVNAFLTLNEEGARATARALDDKLASGAARGLLFGLPAGIKDNIVTKGLRTTCASQFLSDFQPIYNATVASKLQQADAVTIGKLNMDEFAMGGSNENSSFGPVRNPWDLERVPGGSSGGSAAAVAAGEVFFSLGSDTGGSIRQPASYCGVVGLKPTYGLVSRYGLVAFASSLDQIGPLTRNVEDSAYVLQAIAGYDAQDSTSAKVEIPDYLSSLTGDVSGLRIAVPKEYLGAGVDASVRETVLSALKVLEGMGAVWEEVSLPHTEYAVAAYYLLSSSEASSNLARFDGVRYGARVDEGGGLLDLYLNSRSRGFGPEVKRRIMLGTYALSSGYYDAYYLKAQKVRTLIKQDFDDIFKKYDVVIGPTAPTTAFKLGSQTEDPLTMYLNDILTIPVSLAGIPAVSVPCGFAEGMPVGLQIIGKEFDESTILRVAHAFEQNTDHHKQRPQL; encoded by the coding sequence TTGAGCCTGTTTCAAAATCGATTGCCTGAAGTACACCGCATGTTAACTGCTAAAGAGGTATCGGTCAGTGAACTGACTGAAGAATCGCTGGCGATTATCGCTGAGCGGGATAAGAACGTAAATGCATTTTTGACCTTGAACGAGGAGGGCGCACGTGCGACAGCACGCGCTTTGGACGATAAACTGGCATCCGGAGCAGCACGTGGATTGCTATTTGGTCTTCCTGCCGGAATCAAGGATAATATTGTAACTAAAGGCCTGCGCACAACTTGTGCCAGCCAATTTTTGAGCGATTTCCAGCCGATTTATAACGCTACTGTAGCTTCTAAATTGCAGCAGGCAGATGCCGTAACAATCGGTAAATTAAATATGGATGAATTCGCAATGGGCGGATCTAATGAGAATTCAAGCTTTGGTCCTGTACGCAATCCTTGGGATTTAGAACGTGTGCCGGGCGGTTCCAGTGGCGGATCTGCTGCAGCAGTAGCTGCGGGCGAAGTGTTCTTCTCACTAGGTTCGGATACTGGGGGTTCCATCCGCCAGCCAGCTTCCTATTGTGGTGTTGTAGGTCTCAAACCTACTTACGGTCTTGTATCACGTTACGGGCTGGTAGCCTTTGCTTCCTCACTCGATCAGATAGGACCATTAACACGTAATGTAGAGGATTCTGCCTATGTGCTTCAAGCGATTGCTGGTTATGATGCCCAAGACTCTACTTCTGCTAAAGTAGAAATTCCTGATTATTTGAGTTCACTGACTGGTGATGTTTCCGGACTTCGCATTGCTGTACCTAAGGAATATTTGGGAGCAGGTGTCGATGCTTCTGTGCGTGAGACAGTCTTGTCTGCACTTAAAGTGCTGGAAGGAATGGGTGCTGTCTGGGAGGAAGTATCATTACCGCATACGGAATACGCAGTAGCAGCTTATTATTTGCTGTCCTCTTCGGAAGCTTCATCTAACCTTGCGCGTTTTGACGGTGTGCGTTATGGCGCACGTGTAGATGAAGGCGGAGGATTGCTTGATCTATATCTTAATTCCCGCAGCCGCGGCTTTGGCCCTGAGGTCAAACGCCGTATTATGTTGGGTACTTATGCACTCAGCTCCGGGTATTACGATGCTTACTATTTAAAAGCACAAAAGGTACGCACTTTGATTAAACAGGACTTTGATGACATCTTTAAAAAATATGATGTGGTCATCGGGCCAACAGCGCCAACGACAGCATTCAAATTGGGCTCACAGACTGAAGATCCGCTGACCATGTATCTGAACGATATTCTCACGATTCCTGTAAGCTTGGCGGGTATTCCTGCTGTGAGCGTTCCGTGTGGTTTTGCGGAAGGCATGCCTGTAGGTCTGCAAATTATCGGTAAGGAATTTGACGAGAGCACGATTCTGCGTGTCGCTCATGCCTTTGAACAAAATACAGATCATCACAAGCAGCGTCCACAGCTGTAG
- the gatB gene encoding Asp-tRNA(Asn)/Glu-tRNA(Gln) amidotransferase subunit GatB: protein MGLLMSKYETVIGLEVHVELHTNSKIFCGCSTEFGAPPNTHTCPVCLGHPGVLPVLNKQAVEYAMKAAMALNCTIGDVSKFDRKNYFYPDSPKAYQISQFDQPIGLNGWIDIEVNGETKRIGITRLHLEEDAGKLTHVDGGFASLVDFNRVGTPLIEIVSEPDLRSPEEARAYLEKIRAIMQYCDVSDVKMEEGSMRCDANISLRPEGQEEFGIRAELKNMNSFRGVLRGLEYEQYRQAEILDDGGVVVQETRRWDEAQGKTLSMRGKEEAHDYRYFPDPDLIVLHIDDAWKESIRSTIPELPDARKARYSEELGLTAYDAGVITSSKLLADFFEGCLAYTQDAKAVANWIMGDLLAYLNGNNLELSQVQITPQGLGEMIGLIAAGTISSKIAKTVFKEMLESGKLPAVIVEEKGLVQISDEGAIKGIVEAVVAANPQSVEDYKAGKQKAIGFLVGQVMKESKGKANPGLANKLLIEVLSS from the coding sequence ATGGGATTACTTATGTCTAAATACGAAACGGTCATCGGCTTGGAAGTTCACGTAGAGCTTCATACCAACTCCAAAATCTTTTGCGGATGCTCCACTGAATTTGGAGCCCCACCTAACACTCATACCTGTCCTGTCTGCTTGGGTCACCCCGGCGTATTGCCAGTGCTCAACAAACAAGCGGTAGAATACGCTATGAAAGCAGCGATGGCGCTAAATTGCACCATTGGTGATGTTAGCAAATTCGACCGCAAGAACTATTTTTACCCGGATTCACCAAAAGCTTATCAGATTTCACAATTTGATCAGCCTATCGGGCTGAACGGTTGGATCGACATTGAAGTTAATGGAGAGACCAAACGGATCGGCATTACTCGTCTTCATTTGGAAGAGGATGCAGGTAAGCTTACGCACGTAGATGGCGGTTTTGCCTCGCTTGTCGATTTTAACCGGGTGGGAACACCGCTTATCGAAATCGTATCCGAGCCTGATCTGCGCTCTCCTGAGGAAGCTCGTGCTTATCTGGAGAAAATCCGTGCGATTATGCAGTATTGTGACGTATCCGATGTCAAGATGGAAGAAGGATCGATGCGCTGTGACGCGAACATCAGTCTACGCCCAGAAGGACAAGAGGAATTCGGCATTAGAGCAGAGCTTAAGAACATGAACTCCTTCCGCGGTGTATTGCGTGGACTGGAGTATGAGCAATATCGTCAGGCTGAGATCCTGGATGATGGTGGAGTTGTTGTGCAAGAGACTCGCCGCTGGGATGAAGCACAAGGGAAAACATTATCGATGCGCGGGAAAGAAGAAGCGCATGATTATCGTTACTTCCCGGACCCGGACTTGATCGTTCTGCATATTGATGATGCTTGGAAAGAATCCATTCGTTCAACGATTCCAGAACTTCCGGATGCACGGAAAGCTCGTTATAGCGAGGAACTGGGCCTGACAGCTTATGATGCAGGCGTTATTACATCCTCTAAACTGTTAGCGGACTTTTTCGAAGGATGTCTTGCCTATACGCAGGATGCCAAGGCTGTAGCTAACTGGATTATGGGTGACTTGCTTGCCTATTTGAATGGTAATAATCTGGAGTTGTCGCAGGTACAAATTACACCACAAGGGCTAGGCGAGATGATCGGACTGATTGCAGCCGGAACCATCAGCAGCAAAATCGCTAAAACAGTATTTAAAGAAATGCTAGAGAGCGGTAAACTGCCAGCTGTTATCGTTGAGGAAAAAGGTCTGGTGCAGATCAGCGATGAAGGTGCTATTAAAGGGATTGTGGAAGCAGTCGTAGCCGCCAATCCGCAATCTGTGGAAGATTATAAAGCAGGTAAACAGAAAGCAATCGGCTTCCTGGTCGGACAAGTTATGAAAGAAAGTAAAGGTAAGGCGAATCCGGGTCTTGCTAATAAACTTCTCATCGAGGTATTGAGCAGCTAA
- a CDS encoding DUF4097 family beta strand repeat-containing protein: MKHDSAMLPEQEELQDSVDIETKESEIQKRIIPPRPKRRHRKRKFIAGLLAALIPGTGHLYFGLLRKGITFIFLILLDISALLYFSSIGMQINVPLLILLALIIPAIYFYNVYDVLQSADRLLRFPEDHELDIPVTKANVAPKRRSIVSEPGISFGLLLLLGGALLILFRQKPTWLQFFIEHYAEMAVSVIIVCGGLFIGAREIARAVVQRKDNEPRKRRVGRYTASVLLIAISVPLFLDWREGTDYMLLLLKWWPVIPVLWGIEFLLMFIFSNRSAKGTRIRLDLRGLLSAILLAASVFIVAEQEHYLYLWKNVSLNLTAAAVDYGEAKGSKYQKAPLIVPVELNTAKISIDSINGDILLHRAPVDDIQITTTVWVDQLDGPMAEAISEQSFVDVVEGPNIKITSNSKAYGESGKRQPRMDLDIYLPEDRRFNLDVRTMNGGITLQNVEAIEDISLETGNGELILHRIFGNVKGKTLNGAVRARSVQGSVDLTTSGGNMNAWDVTGALKLSTAVGNISAIGNSNDIDITTKNGNLEVDGARSKLHAESLNGTIDVRSSDVAGDWDIYSAVGDIQLYLPVLSNYTVNGSSGYGDITSDLPELTIDKKKVSGEVGTGEFKLHVEGNSNLNVRKY; this comes from the coding sequence ATGAAACATGACTCTGCAATGCTCCCAGAGCAGGAAGAACTGCAAGATTCTGTTGATATAGAGACTAAGGAGAGTGAGATACAGAAGAGGATTATTCCTCCGCGTCCGAAGCGGCGCCACCGCAAACGTAAATTTATCGCTGGACTGCTGGCAGCTCTCATCCCTGGGACGGGGCATTTGTATTTTGGGCTTCTCCGAAAAGGGATCACCTTCATCTTTCTAATTCTTTTGGATATCTCAGCTTTATTGTATTTCTCATCCATCGGGATGCAGATTAATGTTCCACTACTTATTTTACTTGCGCTCATTATTCCGGCGATCTATTTTTATAACGTGTATGACGTATTGCAATCAGCGGATAGGCTTCTTCGCTTCCCAGAGGATCATGAGCTTGATATCCCTGTGACCAAAGCAAACGTGGCTCCTAAGCGTCGTAGTATCGTCAGCGAGCCTGGGATATCCTTTGGGCTCTTACTGCTATTAGGGGGCGCCCTGCTTATTCTGTTCCGGCAAAAACCAACATGGCTCCAGTTCTTTATTGAACATTATGCTGAAATGGCTGTATCTGTCATTATAGTATGCGGTGGCTTATTTATAGGAGCTAGAGAAATTGCCAGAGCAGTTGTGCAGCGTAAAGACAATGAACCTCGCAAGCGGCGCGTAGGAAGATATACGGCTTCTGTATTGCTGATAGCTATTTCTGTTCCTTTGTTTTTGGATTGGAGAGAGGGAACTGACTATATGCTCCTGCTCTTGAAGTGGTGGCCAGTCATCCCGGTGTTATGGGGGATTGAGTTCCTGCTGATGTTTATCTTCTCTAACCGTTCAGCCAAGGGAACCAGAATCAGATTGGATTTACGTGGGCTTTTATCCGCTATATTGCTAGCTGCGAGTGTATTTATTGTTGCAGAGCAAGAACATTATTTATATCTATGGAAAAATGTCAGTCTTAATCTGACGGCAGCAGCAGTGGATTATGGTGAGGCTAAAGGCAGCAAATATCAGAAAGCCCCGCTAATTGTTCCGGTGGAATTAAATACAGCCAAAATATCTATTGATAGTATTAATGGTGATATTTTATTACACCGTGCTCCGGTGGATGATATTCAAATTACGACGACAGTTTGGGTAGATCAGTTGGATGGGCCGATGGCTGAAGCTATATCAGAACAGTCCTTTGTGGACGTTGTTGAAGGGCCCAACATAAAAATAACCTCAAATAGCAAGGCTTATGGAGAATCCGGCAAACGCCAGCCACGCATGGATTTAGACATTTACTTGCCGGAGGATCGCCGCTTTAACCTCGATGTTCGCACCATGAATGGCGGGATCACATTGCAGAATGTAGAAGCCATTGAAGACATTTCTCTGGAAACGGGGAATGGAGAGCTGATCCTTCATCGTATCTTTGGTAATGTTAAGGGAAAAACACTGAATGGAGCTGTCCGTGCCAGATCTGTTCAAGGCAGCGTTGATTTAACGACGAGCGGTGGCAATATGAATGCTTGGGATGTTACCGGTGCTTTGAAATTATCGACGGCTGTCGGCAATATTAGTGCGATCGGAAATAGCAATGATATCGATATTACTACCAAAAACGGTAATTTAGAGGTTGATGGAGCCAGATCCAAGCTACATGCGGAATCTCTAAATGGTACCATTGATGTTCGCTCTTCAGATGTCGCTGGAGACTGGGATATTTATAGCGCAGTTGGTGATATTCAATTGTATTTGCCAGTGTTAAGCAACTATACAGTGAATGGTTCCAGTGGATATGGTGATATTACTTCAGATTTGCCTGAACTTACAATTGATAAGAAAAAAGTATCAGGTGAAGTGGGGACCGGTGAGTTCAAGCTTCATGTTGAAGGAAATAGCAATCTAAATGTTAGGAAATATTGA
- a CDS encoding glycosyl hydrolase family 18 protein, with the protein MDRRYRQKRVKKRGGLFRRFFGLLLIAAAAYWVVFFVLPNRQHIDPDWKGLEHPIFVKGELTGYSASGTGDSMLLPLPLLQEHVDSSIRYEEKTKSVILSTESELLYMQEDKTDASLNNRPLQLRLAPEVKEKITYLPADVLEDLYGFEIEEDTTTGAVLLMTAGETVPLGKVKGEAGDKTVALRNEASIHAPIVANMSPGASVSIWNKENEDWLYVQLSSGYAGYAKASDIISDGQKTVEPKSTTPSRAERSWKGKSVNLYWEAVYQRKPDPSTFGELPGVNVASPTWFSIIDGDGNVRSQADSAYVQWAHERGLEVWGLLSNSFDPDITTEALSSYEKRMNAIVQILEYSDLYKLDGINIDFENVYTKDGENVTQFMRELKPMAQAKNLIVSIDVTPKSNSEMWSAFLDRKALNSVVDYLIVMAYDEHWAASPIAGSVASLPWVESSLSRIIEEDDVPPEKLILGIPLYTRIWTEAQVDGKTKVSSKSVSMNAVEKIIKEKKLTPTFDKAAGQNYVEYKEDGALKKIWIEDKVSLKARVELAKSLGLGGIGSWNRSFSNLSAWEALQGIHK; encoded by the coding sequence TTGGACAGAAGATATAGACAAAAACGCGTTAAAAAGCGCGGAGGTCTTTTCCGACGCTTTTTTGGACTTTTGCTCATTGCGGCAGCAGCTTATTGGGTTGTGTTTTTTGTATTGCCAAATCGCCAGCACATCGATCCAGACTGGAAAGGCCTAGAACATCCTATCTTCGTAAAAGGAGAGCTAACAGGATATTCCGCATCAGGGACCGGTGATAGCATGCTCTTGCCTTTACCATTACTGCAGGAACATGTGGACTCCTCTATTCGTTATGAAGAAAAGACTAAATCGGTCATCCTATCAACGGAAAGTGAACTTCTATATATGCAAGAGGATAAAACCGATGCTAGTCTGAACAATCGTCCGCTGCAGCTGCGGCTGGCACCTGAAGTTAAGGAGAAGATAACCTATCTTCCTGCAGATGTATTAGAGGACCTTTATGGATTTGAAATTGAAGAGGATACGACCACCGGGGCTGTGCTGTTAATGACAGCAGGGGAGACTGTACCTTTGGGGAAAGTGAAAGGTGAAGCGGGAGATAAGACAGTCGCTCTTCGCAACGAAGCATCGATTCACGCACCCATCGTGGCGAATATGTCCCCGGGAGCCAGTGTGAGTATTTGGAATAAGGAAAATGAGGACTGGCTGTATGTGCAGTTAAGCAGCGGTTATGCGGGTTATGCCAAGGCCAGTGATATTATCTCGGACGGTCAAAAAACAGTGGAACCCAAAAGCACCACTCCCTCACGGGCAGAACGAAGCTGGAAAGGGAAGTCAGTGAATTTGTATTGGGAAGCAGTTTATCAACGTAAACCTGATCCAAGTACATTCGGTGAGCTTCCAGGGGTTAACGTGGCTAGCCCGACTTGGTTCAGTATCATAGATGGTGATGGAAATGTGCGCAGTCAGGCTGACAGTGCGTATGTGCAATGGGCGCATGAGCGCGGGTTGGAAGTGTGGGGGCTGCTCAGCAATAGCTTTGATCCGGACATAACCACTGAGGCATTGTCGAGCTATGAGAAGCGGATGAACGCGATCGTACAGATCCTCGAGTATTCAGATTTATACAAGCTGGATGGAATTAATATTGACTTTGAGAATGTATATACGAAAGACGGGGAGAATGTTACACAATTTATGCGAGAGCTAAAACCTATGGCTCAAGCCAAAAACTTAATCGTCTCCATAGACGTAACCCCTAAATCCAACAGTGAGATGTGGTCAGCTTTCCTTGATCGTAAGGCTCTTAATTCCGTAGTTGATTATCTTATTGTTATGGCTTATGACGAGCACTGGGCGGCTAGTCCTATCGCGGGCTCTGTTGCGTCTCTACCGTGGGTAGAAAGCTCGTTAAGCCGGATCATAGAGGAAGACGATGTACCGCCTGAGAAGCTGATTCTGGGGATTCCACTGTATACTAGAATCTGGACTGAGGCCCAGGTAGATGGCAAGACCAAAGTAAGCTCTAAATCGGTTAGTATGAATGCCGTTGAAAAAATTATTAAAGAGAAGAAGCTAACCCCAACCTTTGATAAGGCAGCTGGGCAGAATTACGTTGAGTATAAGGAAGATGGCGCTCTTAAAAAAATATGGATCGAAGACAAAGTTTCCTTAAAAGCTAGAGTTGAGCTTGCTAAGTCTTTAGGGCTTGGTGGCATCGGTTCATGGAATCGCAGCTTTAGTAATCTGTCTGCATGGGAGGCATTACAAGGAATTCATAAGTAA
- a CDS encoding nucleotidyltransferase-like protein, with translation MELSNVTLLSGETFDENVLGAVVLRQNGDIPFQSALLQDFDMIVLVLHEEQDREHIVRHTIAGDQRTQSVHIGLFALEQAVMAGDNNELLISLMRGEVIWDPKGILEEMRSEILQFEGPIKERVAFMEFARFLHMYVKSKRYIEAGFIMDAYNCVLIALYHWARIEVSEVGAFPEPAIWEQVKSMNTSVHKLYEELTVSTETLEQRVELVLLACEFGIMSKMTDCCLLLFNILNSRKEAWSIKELLQHSGLSQLESELPLVLRKLVSRSLIREITSWADVHEGEGHAIRYTL, from the coding sequence ATGGAACTGTCCAATGTAACTTTGTTGAGTGGAGAAACGTTTGATGAGAATGTTTTAGGAGCGGTCGTTTTGCGGCAGAATGGGGATATTCCGTTTCAAAGCGCACTTCTTCAAGATTTTGATATGATAGTGTTAGTATTGCATGAAGAACAGGATAGAGAGCATATTGTTCGCCATACCATTGCCGGTGACCAACGGACCCAGTCAGTCCATATCGGCCTATTTGCTTTGGAGCAGGCTGTTATGGCAGGGGATAATAACGAACTTCTTATCAGTTTGATGAGGGGGGAAGTGATCTGGGACCCCAAGGGAATACTCGAGGAAATGCGCAGCGAGATATTGCAATTTGAAGGACCGATCAAGGAACGGGTCGCATTTATGGAGTTTGCCCGCTTTTTGCATATGTATGTGAAATCCAAGCGCTATATAGAGGCTGGCTTTATTATGGATGCTTACAACTGTGTATTGATAGCCTTATATCATTGGGCAAGAATAGAAGTGAGTGAAGTGGGTGCTTTCCCCGAGCCAGCTATTTGGGAACAGGTTAAAAGCATGAATACCTCTGTTCATAAACTTTATGAGGAGTTAACGGTCAGTACTGAGACCTTAGAGCAACGTGTGGAGCTTGTGCTTCTTGCATGTGAATTTGGGATTATGTCCAAAATGACGGACTGTTGTCTATTGCTCTTTAATATTTTGAATAGCCGTAAGGAAGCATGGAGCATTAAAGAATTACTGCAGCATTCAGGTCTGAGTCAATTAGAGTCTGAACTACCCCTTGTTTTACGAAAGCTGGTTTCTCGTTCGCTAATCCGAGAGATTACATCTTGGGCTGATGTTCACGAGGGAGAAGGGCATGCGATCCGCTATACATTATAG
- a CDS encoding DUF2614 family zinc ribbon-containing protein — MKFKTAKINAFRTWGLLLTMLGMGLMVLGTAGIVFWGSTGKVFAGIGLVIGLISMMASLAIYFWAGMLSTSAVQLECPECHKLTKMLGKTDRCMFCHTILTMDPAEANITAEQLKSQQLNQ; from the coding sequence ATGAAGTTTAAAACGGCTAAGATCAACGCTTTTCGCACATGGGGATTACTGCTCACAATGCTCGGAATGGGACTTATGGTTTTGGGTACAGCGGGCATCGTGTTTTGGGGCTCAACTGGAAAAGTATTCGCTGGAATCGGTCTTGTAATCGGTTTAATCTCAATGATGGCAAGTCTTGCAATCTATTTCTGGGCTGGGATGCTGTCAACTAGCGCAGTCCAACTGGAATGCCCTGAATGTCACAAGCTGACCAAAATGCTGGGCAAAACAGACCGCTGTATGTTCTGCCATACCATCCTTACTATGGATCCAGCTGAGGCCAATATTACTGCGGAACAACTTAAGAGTCAGCAGCTTAATCAATAA
- the gatC gene encoding Asp-tRNA(Asn)/Glu-tRNA(Gln) amidotransferase subunit GatC → MSITVKDVQHVAKLARLQLSPEEEATFTEQMNAILQYAEKLNELDTENVKPTTHVLQVSNVMREDVVKDSLTQEEALLNAPDDEDGHFKVPAVLE, encoded by the coding sequence ATGAGCATTACCGTTAAAGATGTGCAGCATGTGGCCAAGCTGGCTCGTCTGCAGCTGAGCCCGGAAGAAGAGGCAACCTTTACAGAACAAATGAATGCTATTTTACAATATGCCGAGAAATTAAATGAGCTAGATACGGAGAATGTAAAGCCGACCACGCATGTGCTGCAAGTCAGCAATGTAATGCGGGAGGATGTTGTGAAGGATAGCCTTACGCAAGAGGAAGCACTTCTTAACGCTCCAGATGATGAAGACGGACATTTCAAGGTTCCAGCTGTTTTGGAATAA